In the Flagellimonas sp. MMG031 genome, one interval contains:
- a CDS encoding zinc-dependent metalloprotease, with amino-acid sequence MIKKLLIFGLFSLVLTHNAQAQLFGKKKNKNKKEATAEKPKKDKNGIKKYGDVITEDAVTDDGLFKVHQMEQDYFYEIPFDLLEKDMLWVSRIAQIPDNLGGGYVNAGSKTNEQVVHWQRYQNKILLRVKSYTNIADSTKAISNSVKVNNFEPILFAFDIKAFNADSTAAVIQVDKLFTTDVAAISGLSSRLRQRYKVKKLDQSRSFINSIKSFPENIEVKQDFTYDASEPPSFSDTGSISLQMNQSMILLPEEPMTPRLNDPRVGFFTVSQIDYGSPKLKADQKRYIRRWRLEPMDPEAYARGELVEPVKPIVYYLDPGTPENLQKYIKQGIEDWQKPFETAGFKNAIIAKDAPTPEEDPEFSPEDIRYSVVRYVASTTRNAVGPSVSDPRSGEIIESDIIWYHNHLRSYRNRYLLETGAANPSARTLDTPDEEIGEMMRMVIAHEVGHALGFPHNMAASYAYPVDSLRSGSFTQKNGIAASIMDYARYNYVAQPGDENIRFIRQMGPYDHYAVNWGYRWLPNIQEPEDEKATLNQWILEKADDPKFKYGRQSSYFDPQSQTECIGDDPIKASTYGIKNLKYVMTQLPSWTSDQTNDYDDLEELYGELLGVFNRYVRHVARNVGGVYENIKTPQQEGTVYTALSAKEQRKSMEWLHKNIFETPEWLLDTSVLQNIDHTAYFENVRRVQSSQLNQLMGLETLGRLINSETTQDDNYSAYEMLSDLRKGLWSEAYRSRNVELYRRNLQNTYLDYMADLLTDNDASNYNVETSDVRTLVRGELTTLKRTLNRAKNANVNTMTKYHYENAIAKIDELFDSE; translated from the coding sequence ATGATTAAAAAACTCCTGATTTTTGGACTCTTTTCGCTTGTATTGACGCATAACGCCCAAGCACAACTTTTTGGCAAGAAAAAGAACAAAAACAAAAAGGAAGCCACCGCAGAAAAACCTAAAAAAGACAAAAACGGCATCAAAAAATACGGTGATGTCATCACGGAAGATGCGGTGACCGACGACGGCCTGTTCAAGGTACACCAAATGGAACAGGATTATTTTTACGAAATTCCCTTCGATCTCTTGGAAAAGGACATGCTTTGGGTAAGCCGGATAGCCCAGATTCCCGACAACCTCGGGGGAGGCTATGTAAATGCCGGCTCCAAGACCAACGAACAAGTGGTCCACTGGCAACGCTACCAAAATAAGATCTTACTTAGGGTCAAATCGTACACCAACATCGCGGACAGCACTAAGGCCATTAGCAATTCCGTAAAGGTGAACAACTTTGAACCGATTTTGTTCGCTTTTGACATCAAGGCATTTAATGCCGATTCTACCGCCGCGGTCATTCAGGTGGATAAACTCTTCACCACCGATGTGGCAGCCATCAGTGGTTTATCGTCACGGTTAAGACAACGTTACAAGGTCAAAAAGTTGGACCAATCCCGTAGTTTCATCAACAGCATCAAAAGTTTTCCAGAGAACATAGAGGTAAAACAGGACTTCACTTACGATGCTTCGGAACCACCTTCTTTTTCGGACACGGGCTCCATCAGCCTGCAAATGAACCAATCCATGATTTTGTTGCCCGAAGAACCGATGACACCCAGGTTAAACGACCCTAGGGTAGGTTTCTTCACCGTATCACAAATCGATTATGGAAGCCCTAAATTGAAGGCCGACCAAAAAAGGTATATCCGCCGTTGGCGATTGGAGCCCATGGACCCCGAGGCCTACGCTAGGGGCGAGTTGGTTGAACCTGTAAAACCCATCGTTTACTATTTGGACCCGGGAACCCCCGAAAACCTGCAAAAATACATTAAGCAAGGTATTGAAGACTGGCAAAAGCCGTTTGAAACGGCCGGATTCAAAAATGCGATCATCGCCAAGGATGCCCCGACCCCAGAGGAAGACCCAGAGTTTAGCCCAGAGGACATCCGTTATTCCGTGGTACGTTATGTGGCAAGCACCACGCGAAATGCGGTTGGCCCCAGCGTATCCGACCCTAGAAGTGGCGAAATTATTGAAAGTGATATTATATGGTACCACAACCACTTGCGCAGCTATCGTAACCGATATTTATTGGAGACAGGTGCCGCCAACCCCTCCGCACGCACCTTGGACACGCCAGATGAGGAAATCGGTGAAATGATGCGAATGGTCATTGCCCACGAAGTGGGGCATGCATTGGGTTTTCCGCACAATATGGCGGCCAGCTATGCCTATCCCGTGGACTCGCTTCGCAGCGGTAGTTTTACACAAAAGAACGGTATCGCAGCAAGTATCATGGATTACGCCCGGTACAATTATGTGGCACAGCCCGGTGATGAAAATATCCGTTTCATTCGCCAAATGGGTCCCTATGATCACTACGCTGTTAACTGGGGATACAGATGGCTGCCCAATATCCAAGAACCTGAAGATGAAAAGGCAACCTTGAACCAATGGATTTTGGAAAAGGCGGACGACCCCAAGTTCAAGTATGGCCGTCAGTCCAGCTATTTTGATCCGCAGTCGCAAACGGAGTGCATCGGTGACGACCCCATAAAAGCGAGTACCTACGGCATCAAAAATTTAAAATATGTGATGACCCAGCTTCCTTCCTGGACCTCGGACCAAACCAACGATTATGATGATTTGGAGGAACTTTATGGGGAACTTTTAGGAGTTTTCAATCGATATGTGCGGCATGTGGCCCGCAACGTGGGTGGTGTGTATGAAAATATCAAGACACCGCAACAAGAGGGTACGGTCTATACCGCCCTGAGCGCAAAGGAACAGCGCAAATCGATGGAATGGTTGCACAAAAATATTTTTGAAACCCCAGAATGGCTTTTGGACACTTCGGTATTGCAGAACATTGACCATACCGCGTACTTTGAAAATGTGAGAAGAGTACAATCTTCGCAACTCAACCAGTTGATGGGATTGGAAACCTTGGGCAGGTTAATCAATTCCGAAACGACCCAAGACGACAATTACAGCGCCTACGAAATGTTGAGCGATTTGCGAAAAGGGCTTTGGAGCGAAGCCTATCGAAGCAGGAATGTAGAACTGTACCGTAGAAATTTACAGAACACCTATTTGGACTATATGGCGGATTTGCTCACGGATAACGATGCTTCCAATTATAATGTGGAAACTTCCGATGTACGAACATTGGTACGCGGAGAACTGACTACGCTAAAAAGGACCCTGAACAGGGCCAAAAACGCAAACGTAAATACGATGACGAAGTATCACTACGAAAATGCCATCGCCAAAATCGATGAGCTTTTCGATAGCGAATAG
- a CDS encoding YkgJ family cysteine cluster protein: MTLEQKVRSVERLFDQLEKETEQFQKNSGIGCVSGCGKCCTYPNIDASPLEFLPWAFHLFLSGKAEDALISLTENPGATCFILNPVSIIGKGHCGSYRHRGLICRLFGYAANRDKHGNLRLATCKVIKENQEENYLATQKAISEGMYVPVFTDYYMQLGQIDFQLGTKVMPINKALKMALEEVLQYYTYRPIPSSDKQCV; encoded by the coding sequence ATGACACTGGAACAGAAAGTCCGATCGGTCGAACGGTTGTTCGATCAATTGGAGAAAGAAACCGAACAATTCCAAAAAAATTCGGGAATTGGTTGTGTTTCGGGTTGTGGAAAATGTTGTACCTACCCCAATATCGATGCTTCGCCCTTGGAGTTTTTGCCTTGGGCCTTCCATCTATTTTTATCCGGCAAGGCGGAAGATGCCTTGATCAGTTTGACCGAAAATCCCGGAGCGACCTGTTTTATCCTCAATCCGGTCTCCATCATCGGAAAGGGTCATTGCGGCAGTTACCGTCATAGGGGGCTTATCTGCAGATTGTTCGGCTATGCGGCCAACCGCGACAAGCACGGAAACCTACGGTTGGCTACCTGCAAGGTCATCAAGGAAAATCAGGAGGAAAATTACTTGGCCACCCAAAAGGCCATTTCAGAAGGGATGTACGTGCCTGTTTTTACGGACTACTACATGCAATTGGGACAAATAGATTTTCAACTGGGAACCAAAGTGATGCCTATAAACAAGGCGCTTAAAATGGCTTTGGAAGAAGTGCTCCAGTATTACACCTATAGGCCCATCCCCAGTTCGGACAAACAGTGCGTCTAG
- a CDS encoding adenylate/guanylate cyclase domain-containing protein has translation MDVFRNPKTLHHLKRILPFGIIWLVLSWFILLIESMATGYENQRPETDITVTWSILLFASLAVFLVGILMGSVEVLWMGKRFKSKSFGQKILYKMGFYILFMLLINLITFPIAASIESNSSLLDHQVWEKFANYISSTTFLSTMVSLSFSIFVSLIYAGISEHLGHNVLLNFFSGKYHKPKEESRVFMFLDMKSSTSLAEQLGHKAYFRFLSDYYNQLSDAIIQFRGEVYQYVGDEIVITWKEKDGLHNQNCIRCFIAMKLSLQQKSDYFSTTYGMVPSFRAGLHLGKVTTGEIGALKKEIFFTGDVLNVTARIQKLCKSLEQDLLVSGDLVGELPKSDALTFTSLGKMELEGRQEVVELFAHNNGIF, from the coding sequence ATGGATGTCTTTCGAAACCCGAAAACCCTTCATCACCTAAAGCGCATTTTGCCCTTTGGCATCATTTGGCTGGTCCTGAGCTGGTTTATCCTGCTCATAGAATCCATGGCCACAGGCTACGAGAACCAACGCCCTGAAACCGACATCACCGTAACATGGAGCATTTTGCTCTTCGCTTCCTTGGCTGTATTTCTGGTTGGCATTTTGATGGGTTCGGTAGAAGTACTTTGGATGGGCAAACGGTTCAAATCCAAAAGCTTCGGACAAAAAATCCTGTATAAAATGGGATTCTACATTTTGTTCATGTTGCTCATCAACTTGATTACCTTCCCCATTGCCGCCAGTATCGAGTCCAATAGCTCCCTCCTGGACCATCAAGTCTGGGAAAAATTTGCCAACTACATCTCCAGCACCACCTTTCTGAGCACCATGGTATCCTTGTCCTTCAGCATTTTTGTATCCCTCATTTATGCTGGAATCAGCGAACACCTTGGCCATAATGTATTGCTCAATTTTTTCTCCGGAAAATACCATAAGCCCAAGGAGGAATCCAGAGTTTTTATGTTTTTGGATATGAAATCCTCCACCTCGCTTGCAGAGCAATTAGGACACAAAGCCTATTTCCGGTTTTTGAGCGATTATTATAACCAACTGTCAGATGCCATTATCCAATTCAGAGGCGAAGTGTACCAATATGTGGGCGATGAAATCGTAATCACATGGAAGGAAAAGGATGGATTGCACAACCAAAACTGCATCCGCTGTTTCATCGCCATGAAGCTCAGTCTGCAACAAAAATCGGATTATTTTAGCACTACTTATGGTATGGTGCCATCTTTCCGGGCAGGCCTACATTTGGGAAAAGTGACCACGGGTGAAATCGGCGCGCTTAAAAAGGAAATTTTCTTTACTGGTGATGTACTTAACGTTACTGCACGCATCCAAAAGTTGTGCAAATCCCTTGAGCAGGACCTTTTGGTTTCTGGCGACCTTGTGGGGGAACTGCCAAAATCAGATGCACTTACATTTACATCCTTGGGAAAAATGGAACTCGAAGGAAGACAGGAAGTGGTTGAACTTTTTGCCCACAACAATGGCATTTTTTAG
- a CDS encoding PA14 domain-containing protein has product MLIFALFLLGTTLSFAQTTLWSENFNSYSNGTENGAATGASGSSWSTNRGNRLSTRNNALRARNLDAEGIWQTSTINISGYDVISFSMDTWVDDEDEMDNGNDYLIGEYRVDGGSWQQFVNASGSDSDPLAPSYSFIIPVTGNSDLEVRVRMDNDNNDEQYFIDNVLVEGTSGICNGEVDFEFYDSTPSGNTVDNIPTSGFLGSGTYTSFDVDALQNQEDPGDNNTFSIRYSGFIQIDTPGTYTFFTTSDDGSKLYINGTEVVDNDGLHGSQERSGTISLTAGLHDITVLFFENSGGETLTVQYQGPSISKQNIPFSKLYSTCSVGSADLDGDGVDDVADVDDDNDGILDIDECGGASGNFVQNATNLQFFTNPSNAEGNPGTSFAANAVSTYQGQSEILLQFAQPVPVGTSVSVFLGADPAVSSTDMQIQRSSAGGGNDGWLAGANGTTPGSIREVTFTVNGTSLQYIKVIAWQVGARVYGASYGGSVDCTTVDTDGDGIPNYQDLDSDGDGIPDNLEAQTSLAYTAPSGSDSNGNGLDNAYEGSGLSPVDTDGDGTPDFMDTDSDNDGTPDTTEATLTLAGSDSDGDGLDNATDTTTGYDDPGGTIDNPLNTNGGSILLPDSDGDVASGGDLDFRDDTFDDNEPPSITATGNQTFCPGDTIPVVESVEITDPDSSTLDAVYVQVTSNYDVSGDVLSLTGTHPNISATWDTSEGRLLLNGPATLAEFEAAISAVVFETTATVTAGETRTFSIVMNEANYLESTGHYYEYIPSEGITWTAARDAAALRTFYGLQGYLATISVQDESDLLGSQAPGAGWIGASDAALEGDWYWVTGPEAGTLFWRGGAGGTAFSYEFWNSGEPNNSGNEDYAHITAPGVGLPGSWNDLSNTGANSGVYQPKGYLVEYGGMPGDPPYPDLAATTTITVESVAPTASAPAPVTVHCTDDIPTSDINLITDEADNCDPNPTVTFVSDVSDGGSNPETITRTYRITDAAGNSLDVEQTITVAPFTIDTQPTNQTVVIGNNGSFTVSASNVDTYQWEVSTDGGSNFAPIIDGSEYSGTQTATLTVLSPDSNKDGYLFRVLVSNSSGSCTPLTSDEATLTMKAGRVITNRGVTYRVNKN; this is encoded by the coding sequence ATGCTCATTTTTGCACTCTTTCTTTTAGGAACCACATTATCTTTTGCACAGACCACGCTTTGGAGTGAAAATTTTAACAGCTATTCCAACGGTACCGAAAACGGAGCAGCCACTGGGGCATCCGGCAGCAGCTGGAGCACAAATCGTGGCAACAGGCTATCCACCAGAAACAATGCCCTAAGAGCTCGCAACTTGGATGCAGAAGGTATATGGCAAACCAGCACCATCAATATTTCTGGATACGATGTTATCAGCTTCAGTATGGATACCTGGGTGGACGATGAGGACGAGATGGACAATGGTAACGATTATTTGATTGGGGAATACCGCGTCGACGGAGGCTCATGGCAGCAATTTGTGAACGCTTCGGGTTCAGATTCCGATCCTTTGGCACCATCCTACTCCTTTATCATACCTGTCACAGGAAACTCCGATTTGGAAGTTAGGGTACGGATGGACAATGACAATAACGACGAACAATACTTTATTGACAATGTTCTCGTGGAAGGCACTTCTGGAATATGCAACGGTGAAGTTGACTTCGAGTTTTACGATAGCACTCCCTCTGGCAACACAGTTGATAATATTCCCACCTCAGGTTTCTTGGGCTCGGGCACCTATACCAGTTTTGATGTGGACGCCCTCCAAAACCAAGAAGACCCTGGCGACAACAACACTTTTAGTATTCGGTATAGCGGCTTTATCCAAATAGATACACCCGGAACTTATACGTTTTTCACCACTTCGGATGATGGCTCCAAACTCTACATCAACGGAACAGAAGTGGTGGACAATGATGGACTTCATGGATCACAGGAACGGTCGGGCACTATTTCCTTAACCGCAGGACTGCACGATATTACCGTCCTATTTTTTGAAAATAGCGGTGGCGAGACGCTTACCGTTCAGTATCAAGGACCATCCATTTCCAAGCAAAACATCCCATTTTCCAAACTGTATTCCACTTGTAGTGTTGGCAGTGCGGACCTCGATGGCGATGGTGTGGATGATGTTGCCGATGTGGATGATGACAACGATGGCATCTTGGATATTGACGAATGTGGAGGCGCCAGCGGAAATTTTGTGCAAAACGCCACCAATCTGCAATTCTTTACCAATCCGTCCAATGCCGAAGGTAACCCTGGCACTTCCTTTGCCGCCAATGCGGTTTCTACCTACCAAGGACAATCCGAAATACTCTTACAATTTGCCCAACCTGTTCCGGTCGGAACTTCCGTAAGCGTTTTTCTTGGGGCAGACCCGGCAGTGTCCAGCACTGATATGCAAATACAACGCTCTTCGGCAGGTGGAGGAAATGACGGCTGGCTGGCCGGTGCCAATGGCACTACCCCAGGCTCCATTCGTGAAGTCACCTTTACCGTAAACGGAACTAGTTTACAATATATAAAGGTAATTGCTTGGCAGGTCGGTGCCCGGGTCTATGGCGCCAGTTATGGCGGTTCGGTGGATTGCACCACCGTGGATACCGATGGCGATGGAATCCCTAACTACCAAGACTTGGACAGTGACGGTGATGGGATTCCCGATAATTTGGAAGCCCAAACATCTTTGGCCTATACAGCTCCTTCGGGCAGTGACTCCAATGGCAATGGTCTCGATAACGCCTACGAGGGAAGCGGGCTTTCCCCAGTGGATACAGATGGGGACGGCACACCCGACTTTATGGACACCGACAGTGATAATGATGGTACACCAGACACTACCGAAGCAACCCTGACTTTAGCCGGTTCCGATAGCGACGGTGATGGACTCGATAATGCGACAGATACCACCACAGGATACGATGATCCAGGAGGTACCATTGATAACCCTTTGAACACCAATGGAGGCTCAATATTACTACCAGATTCCGATGGGGATGTTGCCTCAGGGGGCGATTTGGACTTTAGGGACGATACCTTTGATGACAACGAACCTCCATCCATCACCGCTACTGGAAATCAAACCTTTTGCCCAGGCGACACCATTCCTGTGGTTGAAAGCGTGGAAATCACTGACCCGGACAGCAGCACCTTGGATGCAGTATATGTTCAAGTGACCTCGAACTACGATGTTTCGGGGGATGTCCTTAGTCTAACGGGCACCCATCCGAACATTTCAGCCACTTGGGACACCTCCGAAGGAAGGCTTTTGCTCAACGGACCCGCAACTTTGGCCGAATTTGAGGCGGCCATCAGTGCAGTGGTGTTTGAAACGACTGCAACCGTAACCGCTGGTGAAACAAGAACTTTCTCCATAGTGATGAACGAAGCCAATTATCTGGAATCTACAGGCCATTATTATGAGTACATACCCTCCGAGGGCATTACTTGGACTGCTGCCAGGGATGCAGCAGCATTACGCACGTTTTACGGACTTCAGGGCTATTTGGCGACTATTTCCGTTCAGGACGAATCCGACCTTTTGGGATCGCAAGCTCCAGGGGCAGGATGGATTGGAGCCAGTGACGCTGCCCTCGAAGGCGATTGGTATTGGGTAACAGGCCCTGAAGCAGGCACGTTATTCTGGAGAGGCGGCGCAGGCGGAACCGCGTTTAGTTATGAATTCTGGAACTCTGGAGAGCCCAACAACTCAGGAAATGAAGATTATGCACATATTACAGCACCGGGTGTGGGACTCCCTGGATCCTGGAACGACCTTTCCAATACAGGTGCCAATAGTGGGGTGTATCAACCTAAAGGTTACTTAGTGGAATATGGAGGAATGCCCGGAGATCCGCCTTACCCGGACCTTGCCGCCACCACGACCATTACCGTAGAATCTGTTGCCCCTACAGCCAGCGCCCCAGCACCTGTAACGGTACATTGTACGGATGACATTCCAACGTCTGATATCAATCTGATTACCGATGAAGCGGACAATTGCGACCCAAATCCAACGGTTACCTTCGTAAGTGACGTTAGTGATGGCGGAAGCAACCCAGAGACCATCACAAGAACATATCGCATTACCGACGCAGCGGGCAACTCCCTCGACGTGGAACAAACCATTACTGTTGCTCCTTTCACAATCGACACCCAACCCACCAACCAGACCGTGGTCATTGGAAACAATGGTAGCTTCACCGTATCCGCGAGCAATGTGGACACCTATCAATGGGAAGTGAGCACCGACGGCGGAAGCAACTTTGCACCTATCATTGATGGGTCCGAATACTCGGGCACCCAAACGGCCACATTAACGGTGCTTTCACCCGACAGCAATAAAGATGGATACCTGTTTAGGGTACTTGTTTCCAACAGTAGTGGGAGTTGTACTCCGTTGACCTCCGACGAGGCCACCTTGACCATGAAAGCGGGGAGAGTGATCACTAACAGGGGCGTTACCTATCGGGTAAACAAGAACTAG
- the rimP gene encoding ribosome assembly cofactor RimP, whose amino-acid sequence MLKDKVELLLNKALQENPSLFLVNLTIGADNSIKVVLDGDEGVSLQDCMDVSRAIEHNLDREEEDFSLEVTSAGATSPLTLPRQYNKNIGRKLQVRTTSGELEGTLVEASENSITLEWKAREPKPVGKGKVTVQKKQEIAFSDIQQAKVKLKF is encoded by the coding sequence ATGTTGAAGGATAAAGTGGAATTGTTGCTGAACAAGGCGTTGCAGGAAAACCCGTCCTTGTTCTTGGTCAACCTCACCATAGGTGCTGACAACAGCATCAAGGTGGTTTTGGATGGCGATGAGGGTGTCAGTTTGCAGGACTGTATGGATGTTAGCCGTGCCATTGAGCACAATTTGGACCGTGAAGAGGAGGATTTCTCCTTGGAAGTGACCTCGGCAGGAGCTACATCGCCTTTAACGTTGCCGCGTCAGTACAACAAAAATATTGGAAGAAAGTTACAGGTGAGAACCACCTCCGGGGAACTGGAGGGAACATTGGTGGAAGCCTCGGAAAATAGCATTACCCTGGAGTGGAAGGCACGTGAGCCGAAACCCGTGGGTAAAGGAAAAGTTACGGTACAGAAAAAGCAGGAAATCGCATTTTCTGATATTCAACAGGCAAAAGTTAAATTAAAATTTTAA
- the nusA gene encoding transcription termination factor NusA, with protein sequence MENLALIESFSEFKDDKFIDRVTLMAILEEVFRSALKKKFGSDDNFDIIINPDKGDLEIWRNRVVVEDGEVEDPNEEISLSEARKIEPDFEVGEDVSEEVKLIDLGRRAILALRQNLISKIHEHDNTTIYKQFKDLEGEIYTAEVHHIRHRAVILLDDEGNEIILPKEKQIPSDFFRKGDNVRGIIESVELKGNKPAIIMSRTSPKFLEQLFFQEIPEVFDGLITIKKAVRIPGEKAKVAVDSYDDRIDPVGACVGMKGSRIHGIVRELGNENIDVINWTNNPQLMVTRALSPARVSSVKLNDEKKTAQVYLKPEEVSKAIGRGGHNIRLAGQLTGYEIDVFREGVEEDVELTEFSDEIESWVIEEFKKIGLDTARSVLEQDVNDLVQRTDLEEETIQEVVRILKEEFED encoded by the coding sequence ATGGAAAACCTAGCGCTCATCGAATCCTTTTCGGAATTTAAGGACGATAAGTTTATTGACAGGGTTACCCTTATGGCGATTTTGGAAGAAGTGTTCCGAAGTGCGCTCAAAAAGAAGTTTGGTTCTGACGACAATTTTGATATCATCATCAACCCGGACAAAGGGGATTTGGAAATCTGGAGGAATCGTGTGGTTGTCGAAGATGGTGAAGTGGAAGATCCAAACGAGGAGATTTCGTTGTCCGAAGCGCGTAAGATCGAGCCCGATTTTGAAGTGGGCGAAGATGTTTCGGAAGAGGTGAAACTTATCGATTTGGGAAGAAGGGCCATTTTGGCATTGCGCCAAAACCTGATTTCCAAGATCCATGAGCACGATAATACCACCATCTACAAGCAATTCAAGGATTTAGAAGGTGAAATATACACGGCTGAGGTACATCATATCCGTCACCGTGCCGTAATTTTGTTGGATGATGAAGGAAACGAAATCATCCTTCCAAAAGAAAAACAAATACCATCGGACTTTTTCCGCAAGGGAGACAACGTCCGCGGGATCATTGAGAGCGTAGAGCTCAAAGGGAACAAACCGGCCATCATTATGTCGAGAACCTCCCCCAAATTCTTGGAACAATTGTTTTTCCAAGAAATCCCGGAGGTTTTTGATGGATTGATTACCATTAAAAAAGCGGTTCGTATCCCAGGAGAGAAGGCCAAAGTGGCCGTGGACTCCTACGATGACAGAATCGACCCAGTTGGTGCCTGTGTAGGTATGAAGGGATCACGGATTCATGGAATTGTCCGCGAATTGGGCAATGAGAACATCGATGTGATCAACTGGACCAACAACCCCCAATTGATGGTAACAAGGGCGTTGAGTCCGGCGCGTGTGTCCTCGGTAAAACTGAACGATGAGAAAAAAACCGCCCAAGTATACCTTAAGCCAGAGGAAGTTTCCAAGGCTATCGGTAGGGGAGGTCATAATATACGATTGGCTGGTCAATTGACTGGTTATGAAATAGATGTGTTCCGTGAAGGTGTTGAGGAAGATGTGGAATTGACCGAGTTCTCGGACGAGATCGAAAGCTGGGTGATCGAAGAATTCAAGAAGATTGGATTGGATACCGCGCGCAGCGTTTTGGAACAGGATGTAAACGATTTGGTACAGCGTACCGATCTAGAAGAAGAAACAATCCAAGAGGTGGTTCGCATCCTCAAGGAAGAATTTGAAGATTAG